The sequence TGATTTTGCCTAACAGATTGGTCCGAACATACTGGTTGTCGTTGATATACGGGCCATTGGTATAGTAGCCTTCGGCAGCGAACAGGCTGCGCACCCGCTCTTTGGTCGGAGAAAACATCAACATGTATCGCTGCGTGCTGAACTCTCCTCCGGCCCCTTGAATGACTCCTTCCTTTACCGCCTGACGTGTTCGGAAATTGATCGATCCCGCTGTCGCAAAATCTCCGTACTCAGGCAGATAGGCGCCCTTATTGACGTCGACGCCTTCGATCGTTTCGGGAATGATAAAGTTCAAATCGGCATAGCCTTGTCCGTGTGCATGACTGCGCAGATTGATCGGCATTCCATCAAGGAAGAACGCGACATCCGTTCCATGGTCGGCATCGAAGCCGCGCAGAAAATACTGGTCTGCTTTTCCGGCTCCACCGGAATGCTCGACGGCCAGCATCCCCGGGATTAACCGAAGAATCTGGGAAGGCCTACCCTGGGGCTGCAAGACAATTTCTTTATCGGGAATGAACTGCTGAGAGGATGCCGCCACCGGTTTATCACCGATGACTGCGACCTCCGGCACTTCCAATTCCGGTTCATCCGGATCGTGAGCCTGAGCTCTTTCACACATACTGAAAACTACCGCCACAGCTACCACGAATGTCACGGCGCGCCTCGTGTCCATAATTCCTCGTCATGAATTCTGTGGACGGATGAGACGCCCACGATGATCTTTCGACAGCCGACTCATCGGCAGGCGTAGACCCTCGTGGTCTCGCAACTCTAAACGGAGGAAGAAAATGTTTACGCTCGGCAGGTGGCTTGCACGGCAATACGGACTCGTGAGAGGCATTCGTCGATCAACGTATCCATCGTGCGGCCTCCAGTTCCCACGATTTCTACCCGAACTCGATTCAGCGGCAGCAGCACCTTCTTGGCCCTCGCCTCAAGAATCGTCCTGGCAATCTCCTGGGTGACTTCTCCCAGCATGGCACCAGGCAACACCATGTTTAATGACGCCACGATGACATCAGCCGTCGGCACGACCCGCGCAATCGCCTCAATTCCTGACTCGACCTGCTCGGCCCCGGCATCCCGCATGGCCTCCGCAGCAATGCGGTTTGTTCCCAACGCCATGATTCGACAATCGAGACTCAAGGTTTCCCGCAACCCTGATACAAGCCGGGAACCCAGTCCTCCCCCGCGTCCGTCGATCACACAGACTCGCACGGTTTAGTCCAGGCCCTTTCCGGTCGTCGTCATGGTCAACTTACCGTGCTTCACACCTTTCACGCTCACCAACGCATCGGCCACTTTTCGAATGTCCGACCCTTTTCCCTTCACGACCAGCACTTCGAGACAATGGTCATGATCGAGATGCACATGCATACCGGAGAGAATCTGACCGTGGTAGTCATGCTGAATGTCCGTCAACTTGCTCGTCAGGTCTCGCACATGATGGTCATAGACGAACGTGATCGTGCCCACCGTCTCTTTATTCTCGTCCCACTCCTGCCCGACGAGATTGTCGCGGATCAGGTCGCGAAGGGCTTCCGACCGATTGGTGTACTTGCGCTGCTCAATGTGGCGGTCGAACGCATCCAGCAAATGGTGATCGAGTGAGACACCGAAACGCACCAGCTTTTTCATTAGTTGTCTCTTTCTTTGAGTAGCACGACTTGTAATTTAGTAACACTATAATGGCATAGGAATCAACCCACAATCTCGATTCTGAATATCCTACGGAAACTCTGTTGCGGCTGGATTCACGAGCGGGCGAAAAACCTGCGTCCGATAAATATGTATTGCAGAACCTGGTTCTGGGGTGAGGAAATCACAAGCAGCAGACATCCCTCATCGGTTGAGGTGTCATGGTGTTCCGTACCAGCTTCGGCGCGATGGCAAACCATCATTGGATGATTGCCTTTAGATTTGGCCTGATTCATGGGTTCGGATTCGCTTCAATGCTCACGGATCTTGGGCTGCTTCAGGATTCCCTTTTGCTGAGCCTGGTCAGTTTCAACATAGGAGTGGAACCCGACCACTCGCCATCGTCGCCGCGTTCTTGCCTCTTGCCTATGTGCTCCACCACTCCTGGTCCTACCTAAAATTGGTCCTCACCGGCAGACTTACAGGATCCCCAAGTAACGGGATTCCCCCTCTTGACTTCTCACCATGACAATTTATCTATTGGCCGTTGCTGATACTTAACCAGATGGATTGGTGTAAGGCCCAACACTGGCGGAGTACTGGTGGCAGAAATTGCCCCGACCCCTGTTTGGCCTTCCGCGCATTCCATTAATTTCAACTTTTTATCCATAACAGGACCTCTCGTAGAGAGGAGGAGGGAGTGTTATGAGCACCTACTTACCGAGTATTGTTTCAACTATCCGGACCGATGCGTTCGATCGTCAGATCGATCGGCTGTTCAATGAGGCTGTACGAGCCTTTGATGCTGCCGATCAGAGGTGGGTTCCAGCCGCGAATGCTTGGGAAGATGACAATGGATTCTACGTTCAGATGGCGCTGCCCGGCTGGGAGCCCAAGGACATCACCCTGGAAGTCACTAACCAGATCCTCACCGTACGGGGTGAGCGGAATGTTGAGCTTCAGAATGCTGACAAATTCCACCTGCGCGAGATTGCTAATGGGCAGTTCGCGCGGCTCTTCCGGCTGCCGTCTTTTGTCGAACACGACAAGGCATCTGCCACGCACACGCATGGCCTACTCACGATTACCTTCCCGAAACGGGAAGAGGCCAAGTGTCGGCGCATCATGATCGAAGAAACCTAGACAGCCATTCCACCTGCTCCAGTGTGACCTGACGAGGGACCGCACTCGTGTCCATACTCAGTGCGGTCCCCATTGTTTCAAAGGTTCAAGTGACTGGAGGTCAGGTCTATGGCTACTTAATCCAGAGCATAGCGAGTAGGTATGTGACGAAGTGAGCGTTAGTAGACAGAGGGGATGCACAAAACCATGAAGAAGCAATGCCGGCGTGCTGCAGTCGCCCTGCTCTGTGGTGGAGTTCTGGTCGTCTCTGGCGTGAACGTGTTCCCATCCTCTTCGAATGTGGTCGCCTCTCAACCATCCATGAGCAGGGTTCAGTTCGCAAACGCTCCGACAGTGGAAGAGCCACTGTTAGGGCAGCCGTTTGTGCCGATCGCCAAACGCGCCAAAGCGTCCGTCGTCAATGTCTCGTCCGTCAAGAAGACCAAGCAGGATGGCCAGAGTTTCCAGAACCCGTTCTTCGATGACCCATTCTTTCGCCGGTTCTTTGGTGAAGAATTCGAGCGGCGCATGCCGGCTCCACGCGAATTTCAGCAGCAGGGCTTGGGCTCAGGCGTGATTGTGACATCGGACGGTTACATCATCACGAACAATCACGTCATAGAAGGAGCCGATGAACTGAGCGTCTCCTTGCCGGACAAACGCTCGTTCAAAGCCAAGGTGATCGGGACAGACCCCAAGACCGATGTCGCCGTGATTAAGATCGATGCCTCAAACCTTTCGGCACTCCCATGGGGCGATGCGTCTCAATTAGAGGTCGGTGAGATGGTGTTAGCGGTCGGCAATCCCTTCGGGCTGAGTCAAACCGTCACCATGGGTATTATCAGTGCGATCGGCCGCGCCAATGTCGGCATCGTGGACTATGAAGACTTTATCCAAACCGATGCGGCGATCAACCCTGGAAATTCCGGCGGCGCGTTGGTGAACCTCAAGGGTGAATTGATTGGCATCAATACGGCGATTTTTTCTCGAAGCGGTGGCTACATGGGTATCGGGTTCGCCATCCCCAGCACGATGGCCAAGAGCGTGATGCAGAGCTTGATCAAACACGGCAAGGTCATCCGTGGATGGCTCGGCGTGTCGATTCAAGACGTCACGCCGGACTTGGCAAAGGAATTCGGCGCCGCCGAGAACACAGGAGCACTCGTGGGAGATGTCATGGAAGACAGTCCGGCGTCAAACGCCAAGCTCCAGCGGGGGGACATCTTGACGGCGTACAACGGAATCCCCGTGCGAGACTCGAATCACCTCCGTGGCTTGGTTGCCGAGACTCTGCCTGGAACAACGGCACGCCTGTCCGTCTTGCGCGACAAGAAACCCTTGGATCTCACCATCACCATCGGTGAACTGCCCAAAGAATTGGCCAAGGCCGGCCGAGACGGCAGCGGGAAGGGAGAGCATGCGCTCGCCGGTCTTACGGTGGAGAATGTCCGTCAGTCTGCTGGCTCGAAGTCGTCCTCCGGCGTCGTCGTAACGGATATCGAGCCGGAGAGCTCGGCCGAACGCGCAGGGCTGCAGAAAGGGGACGTCATCCGTGAAATCAACCGGAAGCCTGTCAAAGACGTGAAGGATTTTGAGCGCCTGACGAGCCAGCTTGCTCCGCGCTCGCCTGTCCTTCTCTTGGTGAAAAGAGGGAACAGCACCATTTTCTTGTCGATCGGTAGGGACCGCTGACAGGAAGAATCAACTGATTGGAGAGATGACATGATCGAGGTAAGCCATCTGACACGCCGCTATGGCGATCTGACGGCCGTTGATGACGTGAATTTTGTGATCGGTCGTGGAGAAGTCGTCGGCCTCTTGGGACATAATGGCGCAGGAAAAACCACGATCATGAAGATGATGACGGGCTTCCTTGAGCCAAGCGGGGGCACTATTCGCATCGATAGCCTTGAGATAGGCCATGACACTCCGGCGATCCAGACACGGCTTGGCTACCTTCCTGAGAATTGTCCGGTCTGGCCGGACATGACGGTGATTGACTATTTGGATTACCAGGCAGCGCTCCACGGGGTGTCTCAAGAACGTCGACCTCATGCGATCACACAGGCCATACGTCGCACGGCCCTGTCCGAGAAGGCAACCAGACCCATCCACACGCTCTCGCGCGGTTACCGACAACGCGTCGGCGTCGCCCAAGCCATCTTGCACGAACCGGACATCATCATTCTCGATGAACCCACGAACGGTCTGGATCCCACTCAGATCCGTCATATGCGAGAACTCGTACGCGAGCTGGCCACGAAAGCCACGGTGATCGTCTCCACTCATATTTTGCAGGAAGTGCAGGCCGTCTGCGAGCGCGTCCTGATTCTCCGAGCCGGACGGTTGGTCATCGACTCGCGACTGGAAGATCTGCAGACGAGTCAGGCGCTCCTCGTCACCGTGGACGGCAAGGCACACACAACGCTCGAATCAGTGGAAGGCGTCGCGAAGGTCACCGAGCTGGCTGCCGACGAAACACGACGGCAGTATCGATTGGAGGCTTCTCCGACCGTAGCCCCACGGGTGGCTGCAGCCTTAACCCAGGCAGGGCTGGGGGTACATGAATTGAGGGCGGAACGCCACGACCTTGAAACAGTTTTCACCCGCGTGAACGAGGAGGCCGGACATGCGTGAATTCCTCCCGGTCATCCGTCGCGTCACGAGGAAGGAGTTCCGTGGTTTCTTTTCGACGCCGGCAGCCTATCTGTTCGTCGGCGCCTTCCTGACGCTGGTCCTCTTCATGTTCTTTTGGTTGGAGACGTTCTTTGCCCGCAACATCGCGGACGTGCGTCCCTTGTTTGAATGGCTTCCCCTGTTACTGATCTTCCTCGTGGCGGCGTTGACCATGCGCGGTTGGGCTGAAGAACGTGTAGCCGGCACCCTCGAAAGCCTCCTGACCGCGCCCGTGCGTCCACTTGAACTGGTCTTAGGAAAGTTCTTTGCGTCCTTACTGTTGGTAGCAATCGCCCTGCTGCTGACCCTTCCCCTGCCGGTGACGGTTTCAATGCTCGGCCCCTTGGATTGGGGACCGGTGATCGGCGGCTATGTGGCGACACTGTTCCTCGCGGCAGCCTATGTCGCGATCGGGTTGTACATGAGCGTCCGAACAGATAACTCCATCGTCGCGTTAATTCTCACGTCCGTGGTCTGCGGCTTGTTCTACCTGATCGGCGCGGAGACCATCACGACACTGTTCGGACACGACGTAGGCAGCCGCCTTGCGCTCCTCGGAACCGGTACTCGCTTCGAGTCCATCAGTCGCGGTGTCCTTGACCTGCGTGACCTCTACTATTACTGCTCGATTGTGGGTGTCTTCCTGACGCTCAACGTCTTCTCGCTTGAACGAATCCGATGGGCGGGTAACCCTACCAGCCAAAGGCATCGCCAATGGGCCTGGGTAGCCGGACTGACTGCGGCGAATTTTATCGCGGGGAACCTCTGGCTCGGGTCGATCACGCACGCGCGGATTGACTTGACTAACGGCAACCTCTATTCCCTTTCACAATTGACCCAACAGCAACTCACTCAACTGCGTGAGCCTCTCCTCATTCGTGGCTACTTTTCCGCCAAAACCCATCCATTGTTGGCGCCGCTTGTGCCGCGCCTAAAGGATCTCCTCCAGGAATATGTCGTGGCTTCCAGGGGCCGCGCTCGGGTGGAGATCATCGATCCGACCCGTGATCGCGACGCTGAAGAGGAGGCGGCGGCCCGGTATGGAGTTCGCCCCGTTCCCTTCCAAACCGCAGATCGATACCAGGCTGCGGTGGTCAGTTCCTACTTCGACCTGGTGATCGCCTACGGGGACCAACACGAACGGTTGGGCTTTCAAGATCTCATCGAAGTGAAAGTGTACACTCAAGACCATCTGGACGTGGTCCTGAAAGATCCTGAGTATGCGATCACCCGCGCGGTCCGCAAGGTAGCAGGCGCATACCAGACCGGTGGCAATGTATTCGACAATCTGTCTCGTTCTGTGACGTTTCAAGGGTACATGTCGCCTGATAAGCGATTGCCGAAGGCCCTCCGTGATCTCCGTGCGGACTTGGAAGTCCTGCTGAAAGAGCTTGGCAAAGCTGCCGGTGACCGGTTCGCCGTACGGTTTGTGGATCCGGACGCCGAGGGTGGCCGGCTTGCCGAAGAGTTGCAGACGAAGTATGGATTTCGCCCGCAAATTGTGAGCCCGCTCGATCCCAATCCGTTCTGGTTTTATATGGTCCTGGAAGCAGATGGCGAGGTTGTGCAGGTGCCGCTCCCGACGACCTTAAGCAAGGAAGAACTCAAGCATGCCGTAGAGGCAGCCCTCCAGCGGCTGACGTCCGGCGCTCTCAAGACGGTGGCTATTGTGAAGCCTCAGGGGACCGGTCTCGGGGATCCGCGATACACCGAATTGGAAAAAACTCTCGCCGAAAACGTACGAGTCAAGGACGCCGACCTGAAGAATGGTCGAGTTCCGGCTGAAGCTGATCTGCTCCTAGTGCTCGCACCCGATCAACTGGATGACAAACAGCGCTTTGCCATCGATCAGTTCCTCATGCAAGGCGGCAGCGTGATTGTGACCACGTCCCCCTTTGATGTCCGCATTGCCGGCGCCCTGACGGCAACCAAGAAGACCTCCGGGCTTCACGAATGGTTGGCGCACCATGGGATTACGATTGAGGAGACGATGGTGCTCGACCCACACAATGCGGCGTTGCCGGTTCCGGTGGAACGGCAACTCGGTGGGATCACCGTGCGCGAGATCCGCATGCTCCCCTATCCACACTTCCCCGACCTGCGGAAGGAAGGGCTCAGCCAGAGCTCTCCGATCACCGCGTCCCTTGGCCAGTTGACAATCAACTGGGCCTCGCCGGTGACCGTCGATGCGGAAAAGAATAAGGGGCGAACGGTCTCGGAACTTGCACGAAGCTCTGCCACGAGCTGGACCTCGGCAAGCCAGAACATCCTTCCCGACTACCAATCCTATCCCGATACAGGATTTCCCGTGGGCGACGAACAGGTGGGATCCTTGATGGCCGTTGCGGTTGAGGGACGGTTCGACTCATTCTACAAAGGGAAAGAGTCGCCGCTCACCTCAAAAGGCGACAACGCCGGTTCGGACAAAGACGTTGCTGCACAGGGAACGGGCATCATCAACCATTCGCCGGACTCGGCACGCCTCATCTTGGTGGCCAGTAATACCTTCGCATCGGATATGGCGACGGAGCTGGTCTCTCAGGGGCTGAGTACCCGCTACACGAAACCCCTGGAATTCATCCAAAACACCGTCGACTGGTCGTTGGAAGATCGTAGTCTGTTGGCGTTGCGTGGCCGCACGCAGCTGGCTCGTACCCTTGATCCTTTGCCGGAGGGGCGCCACCAACTTTGGGAATCGGCGAATTACGGTCTTGCGCTAATCGGCCTCCTGGCGATCTGGATCTGGCGTCGCCGTGTCGCGGTAGCTGACCAAAGGCGTTACCAACAAGTTCTCAGGGAGGCGTGATTCATGCCGAAGACGGTGAAGTGGCTCGGAGTGCTGTTGGCAGTTCAGATTGTGATGGCCGTGGGATTCAACCTCCCCACGCTCTGGCCATCGATGCAACCTGGAGCAGCACCGCTGGTTGAGGTGGCGCAAAACCAGATCAACCGCATTGCGCTCGAGGGACCGGAGCATGCCAAGGTCGTGCTCATCAAGGAGGGAGAGACTTGGGTTCTGCCGGAACTCGGAAAGTTTCCTGCCGACTCGAATCGAGTGAACACCGTCTTGGAAAAGATAACACGGTCAAAGACCAGCACCCCTATTGCCGTGACGGCTGGAGCCAAGGCACGGTTTAAAGTCGATGATGAAGTGTTCGAGCGGCGCATCACGTTGGCCGAGAACGACAAGCCATTGGCCACACTGTACGTAGGCTCCTCACCTGGCCTTCGCCGCAGCTACGTTCGCGTCGGCGGGAATGATGCGATATTCGCACTTGAGTTGGCCACCTATGATGTACCGGTACAACTGACAGATTGGGAAGACAAGACGGTCCTCCACCTGGAGAAGAACGACATCACAGCTCTCGAGATCGCTGGACTTCGTATTGAACAGGCCGCACAGCCTGCTTCTTCACCTTCGAGCATACAGGCAGACAATCAACCTCACCCAGCTGTGACACCCCCAACATGGGAGGCGAAGGGACTCGAAGCAGGACGTCGTCTTGAACTGAAGCCCGATGCAGTTGATAACTTGACTCGACTGCTCGCTGATCTCAGCTTTGAGAATGTGCTAGGCCGGGACCTCAGTCCGGAGTATGGGCTTGAAAAACCGTTACTCACGATCATGCTGTCTCGGAAAACAGGCGACACTCTGACGTATTTCTTGGGAAAGAGCTCCAAGAACAATGACTATACGCTCAAGATATCCAATCGACCGGAATATTTCCGATTACCCTCCTATCGGGCAACTGCGCTATTGGAGGCGGCTGACCGCAAGCAATTACTGAATACAGCATCCGGCACTCCTACACCAACAAAGAGCTGATCTTGATGCATCGATCGACGTTGGGAAGGCCAACCGCGAATAGTTGGTTTGTGACGGTCGCTAGACGCCGACTCACGACAAGAGTCTTCCCGCTTCATCGCATCTGATGCATCTCAGCGCTCCTCCTAATCTTGATTGTCTTCTTTCTGTTGTTACCTCCATCACGACATCGTGAGACACACGGTCACGGACAACCGCATCCCGGCACGCCTTAGCAAAATATAACTAGAACCGTGGACACTTCAGTAAACGGGGGAAAGTTATGGATTCCATCATTCACGGCATGATGCACTGTTCCTCCCCTCCCATCACCTTTGCCAAACCGCTCCATGGCGTCCCTAGGATCGTGCGGTACTTCGTGCCATGACCATACGCCTTCGCAATTACATTTAGGAGCCACTCATGGGATGAGAACGCAGGCTTAAGTCCTCGGATCTGAACTTGGATAAAGGAACGAGGTGATGTCCATAGGCCTGCATCAACTACACCAGTAGGGAGGTGAGAAGCATGGTTGAGGTCATCGTAATACTCGCTATGGGAGGAGTCATAGTGGCAGTATCTGTCGGTGTGGCATCCCTGGTGATTTATCTATTCGGGAAGGATGGAACGGACTAATTGGGGTCCTCTCTCGATTCGGACGAGAGCGTACTTTAAGGAGATGACCAGCAGGAACAATCAGGAACTTGCATGTCCCTAACGCGGTGAAGGAACTGCCTGGGTATTGACTTTGCTCCAGAAGGAATTATCGCCATCCTAGTTACGCGGAGCCGTCATGCTTGTACCAATGATGAGACCGCATGACGACCTTCCACATTCAGTCACGAACCATTACCGATCTCAAAAATGAGGGGTACCGCAGTGGACAGTCGCGCTTGGCGCACTGTGACTATGGATCAGCGGCGTTGTGTTGTGAGTCAACAAGAGACAATAGGTGGAATCGGCCATGGGACCATTATTAAGGAATTCCAGCAGGGTTTTGACAAAGGCGTTCGATGCTGGAGCCCTTCAGCAGCCCAGTCAGGCTGCACGCTATGATTTTCAGCACCCAGCAGTGCCCAGCAGTATTGCGGAATGTCCCACCGCCGACCCTCCACTTCAATCGTCCTCTTCACTGGTGGTCACTCGATCGGCGCAAGCGGTTGGCAACGGTCATGCGCCTTTGGGATCATTTGCTCGAAGACATCCTGCATATAGGTGGTACGCCGAGATGACCAGGCCGCCACACGACCATGGCGAGTCCGTGAACCTACATGTGCGGAGGAAAGTCAGCAATGCGAGACCTTCGTCGCCACGTTGCCGCGTACCGAGGTGCTGCGGATAGCGATATTCAACCTGATCATCGTGGCCTTCATGGCCAGTTCCTGGGCGACATGGTGGAAGGAGCGGACGCGCACAAAGAATTAACAGGAAGTAATGCCGAAAGCCGGAGCAGTACCGCTCAGTCACGAGTCTGATGGCACACGTATTGATTCCATCAGCAATAGATTTGCTTACGTCAACCGTCAGGTCCCTCAGACAGGATATGAGACAGACCCGGTTAGAGACATATTGGGAGTTCTGATCGCCACCTCGATTCACGCGAAAGGAGGATGCTGTTATGGCACTGATGACGAAGCTCAAAGAAATGATGCCGTGGAAACGCAAACCCGTCAAAATGCACGAGGGTATATTGGTGCGCGAGGACATCAATCAGTTGTTTGATCGCTTTCTGAGGTCACCTCTCGAAACGGGATGGTCCCGTTTTGCCGGCCTTGGTTCGGGAATTGAGATGTACGAAACAGACGAGCATGTGATACTCCGCGCAGACGTCCCCGGAGTGGACCCGAAGCAACTTAACGTTACCGTCAGAAATGGCATTCTCTGTCTGAGCTATGAAGATCAGCGCGAGTGGCATGACGGGAACGGCGGAGGAAGCAGCAGACGCTATACGGCCTTCCGTCGAAGTGTGGCATTGCCCGAAGGCTTAGAAGTTTCTACAGCGGAGGCTGCATGTAAGAACGGAGTGCTCGCCATTCGAATACCCTGGTCGTCTGAAGCCAGAGACCGATCCCGCACGATCGTGGTCCCTGTGGACTAACCAGAGCAATCATCCGGCGAATCTTTCGGGGCCGCGGTTGACCTGCCGCCCTATTTCCTCAGTCATACCAATATTGAGCGTGAGCCGACTTACCCAAGGATATCCCGGCAAGGCCTGCCCTTCCGAGATCACCTGCCGCCTCTCAAGGGGCGTAGACCCAACTGATGGCTCTCCACTCGCTTTTGCTTTCCCAACCTCTTCTCAGGATGACTTGACTTCGGAGGAGACATAATTATTTACACTGCAGTTGGCGGAATCGTCATGCTCCCATTGGATGATGGAACCGCATGACCACACCCGCCGGTAGAACCCAACCAACCCCTAACCTAAGGAGGGACCTATGAGAGTGACAGCCATGCTCGGCGCGCTGTCCCTGCTGATTGGCGGGGTGGCGCTCATGCCATCGTCATTGGAAGCGGCCGGATGGATCTCCGGAATTGACTCGTATGTGGCACCGTGGGTCAAGGATATCGAGCAGGAGCTTTGGAAGAAGGACTATCGCGATCTGTATGCCAACGATCCGCGCACTCCTCAGGTCGTCGCCCTTCGCCTCTTGAATCAGGCGGCCAAGGCTGAGGAGGCGAACGATAGCCTGTTGGCGCAGCAACTCGTGCGTGATGCACTCCAAGTGTTTGAAGAGGGAGTACAAAAGCATTATTACTCGCCGTCTGAGATCGAGCCGATCATGACGTTTATCCAGCAACATGCCCCAAGTAAGACCAGCTGAAGAGAGGGCCGCGATGGGCCACCCGTCGCGGCCTCAATGTAGAGATGAATTATAGGGTACAGACGCACTTCTTCATACGAAGTCGAGCGTAGCGTGACATGGAGGTGATGCTATGAAATGCGAACGTTGTAACGGCTTAGTCATAGCCGTATCGTTTGTGGGCGGCGGTGATGACACACATGGCGCCTGGAAATATGACGGCTTGAAGTGTCTGAATTGTGGACATATCACAGATCCGCTGTTTATAAAAAACAGGGAGCTGACGCGGAGCGTCGCTGGCCCTCAGCCAGAGCTGTATGTGCCGGTCATCCATCATCTAACCAGTATTGGGCCTACCCAAAGCCAGCTCTCAGCGGCGGCTCGCTCGAGGTGATCGCCATCGCACTTGTCTGGTTCACAGAGCGAGCGTTCAATCCGCAGCTCTTTCCCATATAACAAAATCGTCGAAACCCCACCGCGGCACTCGTACCGATACATATTTTGACACCATCAGGCTCCA is a genomic window of Candidatus Nitrospira kreftii containing:
- a CDS encoding hypothetical protein (conserved protein of unknown function); its protein translation is MRVTAMLGALSLLIGGVALMPSSLEAAGWISGIDSYVAPWVKDIEQELWKKDYRDLYANDPRTPQVVALRLLNQAAKAEEANDSLLAQQLVRDALQVFEEGVQKHYYSPSEIEPIMTFIQQHAPSKTS
- a CDS encoding hypothetical protein (conserved protein of unknown function); amino-acid sequence: MKCERCNGLVIAVSFVGGGDDTHGAWKYDGLKCLNCGHITDPLFIKNRELTRSVAGPQPELYVPVIHHLTSIGPTQSQLSAAARSR